The nucleotide window aaagctTCAAGCAATAAAATCAGGTGTACCTCAGCTTTGTTATAGTCAGTAATGACTGCCTCATAAAAATTATTGTCATCAGGCCATCTAGTCCTTACTTTCCTTCCAATCAATGAATCAACTGATGCTGCTTTAGCAGATTCAGAAACCCGATTATCGAGTTGGCCTCTTCCAAATGGACCGGAAGGCGGGTACTGCATTTTCATTGAAGATGCACCAGGCATCATCTGGCCCTATGAATAGATGTGCAACAGGAAAATATTCAGAATAAGAGAAGAGTTAAACCATGCACTGGTGGACTGCACAGAACAAAGCATAAAACATCAGACATACAGATTTACTTTTTTTGCCCTTAGGCCCCATCATGGGCCCTCTCTTGGCAGCAGATGAAGATGGCTGGTTTGCAGCAGCCAGAGCAGGTGGGTGGAAAGTAGGAGATGGTCCAGCAAAGGACTGTGACGGTAAAGGTGGAGCTATCTTCTGTTTCTTCCGTGAAGCTGAGACAGAAGGACTTGGTAATGGGTCATGAATAGCTTGACCAGTGCCAAGCATACCAGGTTGATGAGCCCCTGATTGCCTCCACTCCCTAAAACCAATAATCAAAAGCTAGCCTTTAGAACTTTGACGAACTCTAAAATACTGGAGATTCGCTAAACAAATTCAAGATGGACAAAGTGACCGAGAGCTAACCTTATTCTTCTGATGACATCATCAGCATTAACTCTACCAAGAAGTTCTCTATGTTCTTCATTGGACAATCTTAACTCTTTTCTTAACTCCGTTATCAAACTTTCTTTCTcctgaataaaatatattcattgAGCAGTCATTTAAACCTGATCAAGCAAATGCACATATTAGATTTCATGGTATGACAAAAGGTACCCAAGAAATGGCATCAGCTTGAGCCTTAAAGGCTCTTAGAACCGAACTGTATGCTTCTTGCTCAAGCTGGTGAATTTGGGCTTCCATGTCAGTTTCACCATACATCCTTTGGTAGGGTACAGAAGCCATTACAGCAGATCTCCCATTTCCATTCATGCGGCCACCACCTCTTGGAATCCTATTTTGATGTGATGGGGGAAGATCATCATCTGTTCCTGCAATCACCCAACAGGTTCTCAGAAAATCAAAGTACAACGAACACCTAGAGTATGTATAATACAACGCAGTATGACAATTACCCATATCAGCACTGTGTGATTAACAAAGGCATAAAAACAGATGAGAAAAAAGTACATTACTTGAACTGTTACCAAGGAGTAAGGACCAAGGAGCACTGTGGATTTTAATCCAACAAAAGAGTTCTCCATTTTCAGTAGAAAACTAGAAGCAAAATTGCAGCTGAAGTGACAACTTTTATAGGTCTAAAATGAGATTTAAACTTTTATTCAGTATCAAGATCTTGTGGCAGACCTACAAGCATTTGAAGACTGTACCAAAGCTGCATACAGGATGATTAACTGCCAACTCTACTTTACACTTTGCTCTGCTACAAAAAATTAACAGTCTTTGCAAgcagattttcattatttcataATAAAACCCAATAATTCTCAGTTTAAACTTCACTGCAAAATAGCTCAGGGAGGCCCAAAAAGACCAAGAAATTGAACCCAACCCCCATAATCATGAAAAATTTAACCCCATAATTCTAAAgaaaaaggcaaaagagaaaaCCCTCAATCAAAACATACCCAGTACCTCAAATTGCCAACAGCTCAAAATTCCAAGTTAACAAAAGCGGGATCCAAAAAGATCCAAACTTTCACAATGTAGACGCTAATATCACTAACCCTGAACCCTAATTAAGCTACAAATTTCacaaaactaaagaaaaatagatgCAATCTTGAAAACACTAACCACTGCTGTCATACGGTTCGTAGTCCATAGCCAGCTTGCAAAGTGAAACAACCCCCAGATGAAGAAAAACCAAATCAAGGCTTCAAAGGGTGCTTAGAAACCCCGATACAAACAATAATACTAAAGCCCCCAAAAACAACGAATTATGttaatatatagaaaattaaGCAAAACCCAAAATCCGAGTGGGTTTTCTGGAGAATTTTTACGGTTAGGATTTACGATACAAAGGAAATTGAATGGGGATTGTGTGATTATGATAGAATTGAAGGCGAAGATGAGAAGGAGAATCACCAAAGGCGTATCAGCATAGGGGAAAACGGACGTGAAATAGGTCTATGGAATTTGGTTTATTGGAATGTTTGGAATCCGCGGGATTTGGAAATTTTTAtgatgtcttttattttgaccaaaattgaCTTTATAAATAACTTGAGTTCTTCCTCATCAACTCACTGCAATGATTCGAACCGTCGTTAtttaaaaaaggtaaaatgTCGGGAGAACTGGACCTCATCATCCCACCAGAGCGGGACAGATGTCGCTAGAGCGGCAGCGCTCCAGCGGGACAAGGAGCATCAGAGCAGAATGATCGGGACAGAACTTAAATGACGCGAGgtcttattttctcctttttccctaAGTGCCAAAAAAAGGCGAGGATCATCCCCAGAAACCCTCAAAAGGCTGCTCTAGGCTTGGGGaggaaggagaaagagattTCTAGCGCAAGGTTGGCGATAACTTGAGGATTCCCGGCCAAAATCCACCGTCTCGTCGTTCGGAAGCCAGGATTGAAGCCACAGTTCCTCTGCAGTTGCTTGGCGCCCAAGTAGGTTGGgtttattaattgagtagtCTTAAATTTGTGTTCATTGCATAGTATATTGTTATTTGACGATATGACTCATGCGTAGGCCTTCGTGCACCGAAAAAATGATGGTTGTACCTGTATTCCTAGTGGTTACGTAAGATATGTACCATAGGGGGAAGCCCCGTCCTGTGAACTAGGGGTAGGTGATGGTTCTATTTCCTGTTTATGTGATATATGCCGAATAATGGCTTTATTGTATGCATGCGTATATGTGAATAAAAGATTATGAATCGAACTCGGTGAAACGACTAAGTATGAATAATTACATGTCATGAACCTGTTGCGAACTGAATCTAATGAATGATTATGTACGAATAACTACATGTCATGAACCTaatacttgattgtatgactatgagtaatgtcattatgggtgtgattgcAATTGTGGTTGTGTTAATTGAATtaggtgtcacgttccgacacatacattggatcgggtgccacgtttCGTCACATACATTGGAttgagtgtcacgttccgacacatatattgaatcgagtgtcacgttccaacacatacatattggatcgggtgtcacgttccgacacacttgagtgtgggttccatgagagaaccattgGTGATTATTACATTCAGATCTACTTGTCCTGGATGTTGGGAATTAGTATGGTGCTCCTGaatgataattgaattatgcatTTTGCATATATGTAGTTACTATATTGTGTTTACTGGTTATATATCTCGTCGTTACTGAATGAACTGTGAATGGTCAGGCCCAATCGGGATGTGGTATGGTAAGTGGAGACTGAGGTTCCAAGTGTTACTATGTATTACTTTAAAGAGGTTGTTTATGTTCATAAGAGTTGAGAAGTAAGGAAGTGTTCGTGTCATAAATGTTAAGTAGCTAGGTCTTACCTTGGAAGGGGATTTGTATTGAAACGGTTAGCGAGCCTTTGATAGGATGTACTATAGGGTCAAGGGTTGAGTGGTGATATGGAAGAAATAAGGGTATGTCGTGAGTGGTTGGTCGAGTTGGTAGTGGTTACATCCGAAAACTCCTATAAGTGATAGAATGGTTAAGCTATGATCAAGAACTGAGCGAGTAAGGGGTTAGAGTCAAGTGTACtagtatattttaaagtattCAGTAATGGTAAGGGTAGGAGGATATAAAGGTGGAGGAATGAGCAGTCTTATTGCATGTTTCCTGCTAGtcgatttcttatattatgcggtgggtattgggttgaccgatgatgtctaccagtacgtgtggtttgtactgatactactcttgctatgcctttttggcatagtctggttGTAGGGTTagtgatgtttcataggtgaagacaATCTCCAACATCTCTTATTTTTCCTTCCATGTTGTGGGAGCTGCgttatttgttattttggtTATTACGATGTAatcttagaagctcttgtacctgtttagactagatctcTAGGGtgttgtttatttatatttttgtgttgGATGTTTTAACAactctttattttataaaaattccaTGAATTTCCTTTTACCTacagttttcttaattttccgcattttttaaaatacgtTTGGAAatcgagggttctcctacttaggtgttagagtaggtgcctGCATGGCTCgatgggttgggtcgtgactgtaaatattaacaatttttttatggtttaatttCAGAAACTTCTCTTCGTGTTTTTCATAATACTTAAATTtttatgtaataattttttaacctatttattattaatatacctaatttaatttattcttaCTAATATATTGTAAATATGTTCTTTAGAAAATTTCCTTAAAAGTaaagatattataaatatgctagatttttaattttaattttgaaaggaAATACTTTACATCTCCAACTTTCTATCTGTGTACACCAACTAATTTTATAGGGCCTGTTTGGAAAGTTCACCCTGATAATTGGTTTTGGTGTAATTGATATAATTATATTGTCTGTCTTGTTTGGTTGGACATGTAATTACCTGGTCAACATGTAATTGAGTGTAATTGGCAGGGTGTAATTACATCCTCCAATtcggaggggggggggggggtgtgctggtaattacatggtgtaattactgattactttttaatttcttccttttattttgttttaatgtattttcaattttattatattaaactgtttttgatttttttttattctaatatTTCCTAAAActattgtttatatattttttatatttcatttccttcttaTTCTCAACTTTTACTTCATGTGATTCCATGCTATTGGCTCGATATTTTACATTACAAGCTATGCTTTATaagttagacttgatagattatctttttatcaaatgtttttataattttatgatattatatttataatattaatcttttttgtCAAACCTGCCTTTCATGATGTTCATAAAAATTatgtacttttaatttttatgattaatttaattaaaatatactaaattgaaaaatataaatcaattattttttatgatattagttagaaacatatgtttattaattaatatattttcaagagacaatatatatcttaaatatttaatttaatattatttataaaggtccttatttgtctaatataattttttttgttaaattcaaTATAACCATATGATTACACTTGTGTAACCAAACAATTACAAGAAGTAAAGGTTGAGAATGAAAGGaaatgaatatataaataatatatataaaataataaatatatttttagaataacaaaaataaaaaaaataaaaataatataactataataaattaaaacaaaaaaataagtaattaccAACAATCACAACCCTccctaataattaaaaaatctaattacCTCCTGTCAATTACACTCAATTACCTGCTGAATCTGGTCAAGTAATTATCTGGTCAACTAAACATGTcagacagtgtaattacaccaaatcaTTATTAAGTGACTTTCCAAACATGCCCTTAGTATTTTGTGCACAAATATATGGTATCAAAAACATATGTATTTAGTATTAAAATATGTTCTAATACATTCATTAGTGTATCTAAGCATAGATACACTGGTAGGGATTTAGTAGATATGATTGGACTCTGCGGAAAAAAGTTTTCTATATAAGAGAGCAAAGGCCCTCACTAAACATTCATCACACACACTGTTGTTCTTGAttctaaaatttcataattattcATCTGTTTTATTCTCGTTCGAGTAGTGTAAGAAGAATGGAAATCGAAAGAGTGTTTATGAGTTGTTTCTTCATAGAGAAGAAGCCAACTGATATTTTTGACTTGATCGAAGCTGCTCTCCAAGTTGGTGCAAAGAAATATCCCGTGCAGTTTGAGAAGCGCAAAAATAAGATTGTCAACATGATAATGCACTTCGGAGACTATGATGACTTgatccttgatgaagatgacAATGTTGGTGATGAAGATAAAATGATCAAAAAAGAAGAGCctgagaaacaaaaaaagagtAGTGTAGGAACACATAAAATTACTTCACCTACAAATCAGAAACCAACAATGAAGATTAAGTTGTCCATCAAGAAAACTGTAGAAGTTTCTCCTCATAAAAAACTTCTTTATGATTGTTCACCACAGAAACAGAGCAGTTACAGATCAATTACAAGAACAATGCACAAAACAACACAAAGCTCTGCAATTGTGAGACCAATGCAAAAAGAAACACAAAACATCGAAAATATGGAGATGAAGTTTCAATCAAGCAAGCGGaaattaaaagaaagattaGCAGAGCAAAGGAAAATCAAGAGAAGGACTGTAATGGTGGACTTCCAAGATATGCCTAAACCCGTTAATGATTCTCATGCTCCCAGAAGACACTGTTGGgatagaaataaattttgatattctccTGATTTAGCtataaattttatactaaaaTCTTTCTTCTTATATAATAAACCGTGGAAAGAAATATCATTCAAAttgattgaatttttagtttgatCTTGAGTTTCCTATACGTAAATTATctcaattatttaaataatatagtTTCAATTTCACAAATGATGTTGTACTCATGCTTTGATGTTCTTTATATACAAGTTAGGATTTCATTATTGTCTTTTATCATCTTAATCAAACTCTTGGTTTACTAATGTTTTTCTTACGCTAATGTATGTAATAAATATGGTATTTAGATCTGAATCTCACCATCTGCTAATCTTGGATAGGCACAAAATTACTCTATTTACTTATGTTTTAGGCATTTCAATTATTCAGAAGATACCAATAACAATTTTAGGTCTATTGAAAGCATTTGAGTttttttagggtgtgtttggtatggaggaaaatatttttcaattttttcatgtttggttggtttaAATgttcggaaaatgttttctaaatcaactcattttcctcaaatttaaggcaAACGACTCCCCTTCCAAAATTAAGAaatacattttccaaaactctacttcatcctttaattttttttcttaccctaccCATACCcgtattaaaaattatttttaaaaaatgtttcaaattttaagattctTTTTACCTCACCCTACCTTTACCACCCCTACTCCttacccccaaaaaaaaatgattttgaaaaatatttcaatttttttttaatctttacgCCACCCCCCTCCCCTCGCCACCccgtaattttttttaagaaaattatttttgaaaaatatttcaaatttaaaaaaaaataaaaaaaattacgcCACCCCCTACCCCACCCAGGCCATTTCcgtcaaaaacaatttttagaaatttaaaaaaaaaacattttttacgCCAACCCCCCTACCTACCCAAACCAtacccataaaaataaaataaagaaaaggtttaaatttttacaaattttcattttttatgccCCCCACCCAACTCCCCGTGCGGCCctttcaaaaaattttatgtGAAAAACTAGTTTTCCCGGGTCAGATTTTGGAACGGTCTTCGGGGTCTTGTCCTAGTTTGGGCATCGGGGTCGGGTCCTAGATCAATTATTGTGGTTGATTTTTGGTCATAAACTATTATCATAAAGAGTATTTTTTAGTCtcaagcaaaaaataaaagatatcttctgaaaatatttttcattcaccaaccaaacataattttttttttttttacactaaccaaccaaacatgagagaataagttagaaatccacttgttttccaagaaaatattttctaggaaatcattttccttcataccaaacacacccttaatctTGATAGATAACTAGCAAATTATTGGGAAGAAAATAGATATTTGGGTCGATTATTATCccaaaactaaaatcaaatcaatttatcgatttttaaattattacaaccaaattaaatatattatacatttaTCTATTTGGttaattgattttgatttggcttgattcaattattaattatacacaaaaataaaatcaaaagacaAAGTCATGACGGGGAATAGAAAAACATAcatgttcataattctttttgtttgttttttttctttcataaataaaaagggcctgatatacccctcaactttatcaattagagctgatatacccctcattatgaaagtggctcatatatgccCCTATTGctatacaaatgactcacatatacccttttcctttaatggaagtgaaaaaattaattttaatttaatattttaattattattattttttaaaaatataatcccatatgggtatatttaatccatctcacacataatttttttttgactttttttgtttcaacgactaatttaaagttattattttaatggtcaaatttatttatatttcactaattttcttgtaaactttattatagatgacccaaatttttttcaatacaaaaactaaataacaatatagtaaaaaaaaaatagttttaaattataatatagccacaaaaaaaattagttttaaatttttctcttTACACTAACgaatgaaaggaaaaaataaaataagaataagaaactcaaaaaatgataatcaaagacgtcaaaaaataatttatgtataaaaaagataatttatgtataaaaaagattaaaatataccttgaaattcgctagaaggatcatatataccattatatgattttttaaaaatttaaaagtcaaaaacataaatttataactatttttttcacttccgttaaattaagggtatatgtgagctcattttgtaacggtaggggtatatgtgagccgtttgtataacggtaaggatATATATGAACCACTATCATAACGAGTGgcatatcagctctaaatggcAAAGTTGAGGGATATATTAGACCTTTTCCCTTCTAAAAATAATAGTATTCATAAATGAGATTTTATCTATGaccctttatttttcataattgttGGAAGAATGGATATCGAAAAAGTCTTCATGAGTTGTTACAAGATCAAGGAGCAGCTCGATGATATATTCAACTTGATCGAATTAGCTCTCCGCGTTGGCGCATTCAAGTATCAGCCACAGTTCGAAAAGCGCAAAGCCAGgataatcaagttcctaatgaattcaattgatgatgatgatgaagaagaagaggctATCGAGGACAATGTTGGTGATGAGGATAACGTGACTAACATTGAAGAATCTGACAAAGAAGAAGTAATCAATACACAGCAGCAGATTACTGTCCAAAGCAAGAAGCCCTTGATCAAGAAGACGGTACAAGTTACTCCTATGAAGAAACAGAACAATTGCAATGCAATTACTACATTGATGGAAAGCGGCACGGAGTTGAAGAACCAACTGCAGAAACAGAACCACAAAGAATTCAAGAAGATGGAGAGTGACACGGAAAAGAAGAGAGAACGAGGAGCACAACAGACCCCTACCCAATGCAGGAGAAAAGAGTGCACCACTAGTTCAACAAAGAGCATGAATGTACAAGTTGCTCCTCCTCCTCATCCAAAACAAAGCAACCGCAGTTCAAGTACAAGACCAATGCAGAAAACGTCACAAAGCTCTGCAGTTGCAGGACCAATACAAAGAGAAACACAAAGTGACAGtgatatgaagaagaaatttgaaTCAAGCAAGAGGAAATTTGAGGAAAGGTTAGCAGAACAAAGGGAAGCCAAGAGACGGATACTTTCATCAAATGCCTAAATCTGCTAATGACCCTCCTGCTCCCAAGTGCTGTTGGAATAGGAAAAGGTTTTGAGATTATGATGGTTCAAGTTGTTGTAAATTTCTCACCagaatttttgttcttactTTTTGTCTTGTAATTTTGGAGAGTATCATCATTCACTTCATTTCTTAATTTAGTGTGGGGTATGCCCTTTCTATAGATGAATGATCTTTTACTCTGCAATAGAAAAATTACATTCATAAAATTAGCTCGAAGAATCAATCAAGTATTCATTCCCACATTCCCTTCTCATATTTGGCTTTGATGTGATTCCTCATTAGTATTTGGGCTCCAAAGGGGTCGTTTGCCCTCTTTCATTTGAATAAGTGCATTACTTTGCATTTTAAAGTATCATCCTTTTTCTCAGGGAACTCAGAGTTGCTTTATTATTGTCTTTATCCTATTAAAAAATATCACAGCTTTTTATTCATGCTATTAGTAAGTTCATGTAGTTGCAATTACAGGTGAGGCTGAGAGTTGAAACCTCTCATGATTTAGCATGTCTccctttgtttatttttattagtatttagtaCTTAAATAACTAGAAGTAGATTTCATACCTCTGCGAGCAAATTGGTTTCAAATTTGGGAAATATTATAAGCTCAAGGAGATGCATAACCATTTACAAAGTTTAGATCAAATTTTCTATCCCTAACTGTGGTTAGTGGAGTTTGTGCATTCCCTAACCTGGATTACCAGAACTAAAAGCTCACAAAAGTTGGCTCCTATGAGCTGACACAGTGTCCAAATAGTTCAGCACCATTAAGATTCCTGATCATAAGAAAAAGCCAGCCATACTTCCATAGCACAATATGGTTGAACTTTCCTGTGGATGAAGATCTTACTTTGAGGGCATGTCCCAAGGTACATTATCTTTTAATCCTAGTCTTAAATCTTTTTGATGATTCAGAACTTAGTTATTGTAAATTATCATCTTAGCTGAACTCATGGTTTAGTCACACTCTCCCTTACACTGGTACTTCTGCGATCAGGATGGTATTGGAGTCTCTGGTCTCACCATTTGCTAACCTGCCTAAGTTTAAAAGT belongs to Solanum stenotomum isolate F172 chromosome 1, ASM1918654v1, whole genome shotgun sequence and includes:
- the LOC125877448 gene encoding protein EMSY-LIKE 3-like gives rise to the protein MDYEPYDSSGTDDDLPPSHQNRIPRGGGRMNGNGRSAVMASVPYQRMYGETDMEAQIHQLEQEAYSSVLRAFKAQADAISWEKESLITELRKELRLSNEEHRELLGRVNADDVIRRIREWRQSGAHQPGMLGTGQAIHDPLPSPSVSASRKKQKIAPPLPSQSFAGPSPTFHPPALAAANQPSSSAAKRGPMMGPKGKKSKSGQMMPGASSMKMQYPPSGPFGRGQLDNRVSESAKAASVDSLIGRKVRTRWPDDNNFYEAVITDYNKAEGRHALVYDMSTANETWEWVNLSEISPEDIQWDGEDPGISRHGNYGGSGRGVNRPVGRDSGPGAGRGRGLAKPQSRKGFPPSQNGGKKGSDDIQLLHTDTLIKEVERVFGASHPDPLEVEKAKKVLKEHEQALLEAISRLGEISDGESDEHFMQAINRE